In one Serinus canaria isolate serCan28SL12 chromosome 2, serCan2020, whole genome shotgun sequence genomic region, the following are encoded:
- the BAG1 gene encoding BAG family molecular chaperone regulator 1 isoform X1, with product MAAPGAPVTVTVTYSNEKHNIQVASQREDGEPTLQDMAVLIEQVTGVPVPFQKLIYKGKSLKELEQPLSALGVKNGCKVMLIGKRNSPEEEAELKKLKDLEKSVEQIANKLEEVNKEFTSIQKGFLAKDLQAEALKQLDKRIKGTAEQFMKTLEQIDAINLPENFSDCKLKKKGLVKRVQVFLAQCDTIEGNIGQEMDKLQSKNLALAE from the exons ATGGCGGCGCCCGGAGCCCCGGTGACCGTCACCGTCACTTACA GTAATGAAAAGCACAATATTCAAGTTGCTTCCCAACGGGAAGATGGTGAACCTACACTACAAGACATGGCTGTACTTATTGAACAAGTCACTGGAGTTCCAGTTCCTTTTCAGAAACTGATATACAAAG GAAAGTCTCTGAAAGAATTGGAACAACCATTATCAGCACTTGGTGTTAAAAATGGTTGCAAAGTCATGTTGATTGGGAAAAGG AATAGTCCAGAAGAAGAGGCTGAATTAAAGAAGTTAAAAGATTTGGAGAAGTCAGTGGAGCAAATAGCTAATAAGTTAGAGGAAGTTAATAAAGAGTTCACAAGTATCCAGAAG ggaTTTTTAGCAAAGGATCTCCAAGCAGAAGCACTAAAACAGCTGGACAAGAGGATAAAAGGAACTGCAGAGCAGTTCATGAAGACCCTTGAACAGATTGATGCCATT AATCTGCCAGAGAATTTCAGTGActgcaaactgaaaaagaaggGGTTAGTGAAGAGGGTCCAg GTTTTTCTTGCTCAGTGTGATACCATTGAAGGGAACATTGGTCAAGAAATGGACAAGCTACAGTCAAAGAATTTGGCACTGGCAGAATGA
- the BAG1 gene encoding BAG family molecular chaperone regulator 1 isoform X3, with protein MAAPGAPVTVTVTYSNEKHNIQVASQREDGEPTLQDMAVLIEQVTGVPVPFQKLIYKGKSLKELEQPLSALGVKNGCKVMLIGKRGFLAKDLQAEALKQLDKRIKGTAEQFMKTLEQIDAINLPENFSDCKLKKKGLVKRVQVFLAQCDTIEGNIGQEMDKLQSKNLALAE; from the exons ATGGCGGCGCCCGGAGCCCCGGTGACCGTCACCGTCACTTACA GTAATGAAAAGCACAATATTCAAGTTGCTTCCCAACGGGAAGATGGTGAACCTACACTACAAGACATGGCTGTACTTATTGAACAAGTCACTGGAGTTCCAGTTCCTTTTCAGAAACTGATATACAAAG GAAAGTCTCTGAAAGAATTGGAACAACCATTATCAGCACTTGGTGTTAAAAATGGTTGCAAAGTCATGTTGATTGGGAAAAGG ggaTTTTTAGCAAAGGATCTCCAAGCAGAAGCACTAAAACAGCTGGACAAGAGGATAAAAGGAACTGCAGAGCAGTTCATGAAGACCCTTGAACAGATTGATGCCATT AATCTGCCAGAGAATTTCAGTGActgcaaactgaaaaagaaggGGTTAGTGAAGAGGGTCCAg GTTTTTCTTGCTCAGTGTGATACCATTGAAGGGAACATTGGTCAAGAAATGGACAAGCTACAGTCAAAGAATTTGGCACTGGCAGAATGA
- the BAG1 gene encoding BAG family molecular chaperone regulator 1 isoform X2 — MAAPGAPVTVTVTYSNEKHNIQVASQREDGEPTLQDMAVLIEQVTGVPVPFQKLIYKGKSLKELEQPLSALGVKNGCKVMLIGKRNSPEEEAELKKLKDLEKSVEQIANKLEEVNKEFTSIQKGFLAKDLQAEALKQLDKRIKGTAEQFMKTLEQIDAIKCAMQIPITGETNVV, encoded by the exons ATGGCGGCGCCCGGAGCCCCGGTGACCGTCACCGTCACTTACA GTAATGAAAAGCACAATATTCAAGTTGCTTCCCAACGGGAAGATGGTGAACCTACACTACAAGACATGGCTGTACTTATTGAACAAGTCACTGGAGTTCCAGTTCCTTTTCAGAAACTGATATACAAAG GAAAGTCTCTGAAAGAATTGGAACAACCATTATCAGCACTTGGTGTTAAAAATGGTTGCAAAGTCATGTTGATTGGGAAAAGG AATAGTCCAGAAGAAGAGGCTGAATTAAAGAAGTTAAAAGATTTGGAGAAGTCAGTGGAGCAAATAGCTAATAAGTTAGAGGAAGTTAATAAAGAGTTCACAAGTATCCAGAAG ggaTTTTTAGCAAAGGATCTCCAAGCAGAAGCACTAAAACAGCTGGACAAGAGGATAAAAGGAACTGCAGAGCAGTTCATGAAGACCCTTGAACAGATTGATGCCATT aaatgtgcCATGCAAATACCTATAACTGGTGAAACAAATGTAGTTTAA
- the CHMP5 gene encoding charged multivesicular body protein 5 isoform X3: MNRFFGKAKPKEPPPSLTDCIGKVDSRAESIDKKIARLDAELVKYKDQMKKMREGPAKNTVKQKALRVLKQKRMYEQQRDNLSQQSFNMEQANYTIQALKDTKTTVDAMKLGVKEMKKAYKQVKIDQIEDIQDQLEDMMEEANEVQEALSRSYGTPEIDEDDLEAELDALGDELLADEDNSYLDEAASAPAIPEVTPTDTKNKDGVLVDEFGLPKIPAT; this comes from the exons ATGAACCGCTTCTTCGGCAAGGCGAAGCCGAAGGAGCCCCCGCCCAGCCTCACCGACTGCATCGGGAAG GTGGATAGCAGAGCTGAGTCAATTGACAAGAAAATTGCTAGGCTCGATGCAGAACTAGTGAAGTATAAGgatcaaatgaagaaaatgagagaggGACCTGCAAAG AATACAGTAAAGCAGAAAGCATTAAGAGTGTTAAAGCAGAAGCGAAT gtatGAACAACAGAGGGATAATCTGTCACAGCAGTCTTTTAATATGGAACAAGCTAATTACACTATTCAGGCACTGAAGGATACAAAGACAACG GTGGATGCAATGAAACTGGGGgtgaaagaaatgaagaaagctTACAAGCAAGTCAAGATTGATCAAATTGAG GACATACAAGATCAATTGGAAGATATGATGGAAGAAGCTAATGAAGTCCAAGAGGCACTGAGTCGTAGCTATGGAACACCAGAGATTGATGAAGATGATTTGGAAGCAG AGCTGGATGCATTAGGTGATGAGCTTTTAGCTGATGAAGACAACTCCTACTTAGATGAAGCCGCATCCGCTCCAGCAATCCCCGAGGTCACTCCTACAGACACAAAAAACAAA GATGGCGTATTGGTGGATGAATTTGGGTTGCCAAAGATCCCTGCAACATAA
- the CHMP5 gene encoding charged multivesicular body protein 5 isoform X4: MNRFFGKAKPKEPPPSLTDCIGKVDSRAESIDKKIARLDAELVKYKDQMKKMREGPAKNTVKQKALRVLKQKRMYEQQRDNLSQQSFNMEQANYTIQALKDTKTTVDAMKLGVKEMKKAYKQVKIDQIEDIQDQLEDMMEEANEVQEALSRSYGTPEIDEDDLEAELDALGDELLADEDNSYLDEAASAPAIPEVTPTDTKNKDGKG; the protein is encoded by the exons ATGAACCGCTTCTTCGGCAAGGCGAAGCCGAAGGAGCCCCCGCCCAGCCTCACCGACTGCATCGGGAAG GTGGATAGCAGAGCTGAGTCAATTGACAAGAAAATTGCTAGGCTCGATGCAGAACTAGTGAAGTATAAGgatcaaatgaagaaaatgagagaggGACCTGCAAAG AATACAGTAAAGCAGAAAGCATTAAGAGTGTTAAAGCAGAAGCGAAT gtatGAACAACAGAGGGATAATCTGTCACAGCAGTCTTTTAATATGGAACAAGCTAATTACACTATTCAGGCACTGAAGGATACAAAGACAACG GTGGATGCAATGAAACTGGGGgtgaaagaaatgaagaaagctTACAAGCAAGTCAAGATTGATCAAATTGAG GACATACAAGATCAATTGGAAGATATGATGGAAGAAGCTAATGAAGTCCAAGAGGCACTGAGTCGTAGCTATGGAACACCAGAGATTGATGAAGATGATTTGGAAGCAG AGCTGGATGCATTAGGTGATGAGCTTTTAGCTGATGAAGACAACTCCTACTTAGATGAAGCCGCATCCGCTCCAGCAATCCCCGAGGTCACTCCTACAGACACAAAAAACAAAG